Proteins encoded in a region of the Populus nigra chromosome 3, ddPopNigr1.1, whole genome shotgun sequence genome:
- the LOC133689481 gene encoding transcription elongation factor TFIIS-like codes for MEQQFLSLFESAKTSADAAVTSSSMIPEVHRCLAALGQLKRFPVISSRVLLFTPVAKQVECLTRHPVKIIKTAASCLLYTWRRKLYARHPTIDGKTQLTKSGGVSRNGTLIVKMRGRILGRVEVGMPIKTVKNEEKKIKEMETGLSCFKKPPLVPAKQTRKPEEKVENTISCIKKPLLAPAKKIIKPAGKVESIKSGFKKPAQASAKGVTVQEKEKSFSGFKKPPQASAKGVTVQEKEKSFSGFKKPLQASAKGVTVQEKEKSFSGFKKLPQASTTCVTAQEKVKGFGSFNKPSKEPVKCDDALRGKVRSILVESLTRVAKETEAGLRRAVSSRDPICVAADVESVMFQKMGAFNGAKTVKYRSVLFNLKDPKNPDLRRKVLLGQIKPEKLVTMTSEEMASNHRQFENAQIRMKSEKKKAGQEYKSVDPVES; via the coding sequence ATGGAGCAACAGTTTCTGTCGTTGTTTGAGTCAGCAAAGACATCTGCAGATGCTGCAGTCACTTCTTCTTCGATGATTCCTGAAGTTCATCGATGCCTAGCCGCTCTGGGCCAACTCAAGAGGTTCCCTGTAATATCATCTAGGGTTCTTCTCTTCACTCCTGTCGCGAAACAGGTTGAATGTCTCACAAGACACCCTGTAAAGATTATCAAGACTGCTGcttcttgcttgctctatacttgGAGAAGAAAACTGTACGCAAGACACCCTACCATTGATGGAAAAACTCAGCTGACGAAGTCTGGCGGTGTGTCAAGAAACGGGACTCTCATTGTCAAGATGCGCGGAAGAATACTAGGAAGGGTTGAAGTTGGCATGCCTATCAAGACTGTAAAgaatgaagagaagaaaataaaagagatggaAACGGGTCTGAGCTGTTTCAAGAAACCGCCACTAGTACCTGCCAAGCAAACCAGAAAACCTGAGGAGAAGGTGGAAAATACAATAAGCTGTATCAAGAAACCACTACTTGCACCTGCCAAGAAAATCATAAAGCCAGCAGGGAAAGTGGAAAGTATCAAGAGCGGTTTCAAGAAACCAGCACAAGCATCTGCCAAGGGCGTCACAGtgcaagagaaggaaaaaagttTCAGTGGTTTCAAGAAACCACCACAAGCATCTGCCAAGGGCGTCACAGtgcaagagaaggaaaaaagttTCAGTGGATTCAAGAAACCACTACAAGCATCTGCCAAAGGCGTCACAGtgcaagagaaagaaaaaagtttcaGTGGTTTCAAGAAACTACCACAAGCATCTACTACGTGCGTCACAGCGCAAGAGAAAGTAAAAGGTTTTGGTAGTTTCAATAAGCCATCAAAAGAACCTGTCAAGTGCGATGATGCTTTACGAGGCAAGGTCCGATCCATTCTTGTGGAATCACTGACCAGAGTTGCCAAGGAAACTGAAGCAGGCTTGAGGAGAGCAGTAAGCTCGCGTGACCCAATATGTGTTGCTGCAGATGTTGAATCGGTAATGTTTCAGAAGATGGGGGCATTCAATGGCGCTAAGACAGTGAAGTACAGGTCTGTTCTGTTCAACTTGAAGGATCCAAAGAATCCAGATTTGAGAAGGAAAGTTCTTCTGGGACAGATTAAGCCAGAGAAACTTGTGACTATGACATCAGAAGAGATGGCAAGCAATCATAGGCAATTCGAGAATGCACAAATCCGGATGAAATcggagaagaagaaagcaggACAAGAGTACAAATCTGTTGATCCTGTGGAATCTTGA